A single region of the Oryzias latipes chromosome 19, ASM223467v1 genome encodes:
- the LOC101170404 gene encoding uncharacterized protein LOC101170404, which yields MERSDLMFLQAVIEPLETGLLSFNHLSEMVLSVDADIVSSECQTFDDIRREIEKIEKHFRESEQIADVELHRLDNKTESLTADHSNIMKKRKEQDAKLADLETCLDSYESSLKSYSEAQETEQRNLESAEQTLKEMEQNRDYATTIRNVGAGLFAIPIFGWIAGAVMVGVGQTDLNSAWELIEKARQEMEKCDAQVKVYSQKVSECKESIAKAQGEIQEVSSRISELEAELQDLSMKRETIADVQSQTREAVHRLGLLSGVGKAAERQTRNLILVEALVKVVNQLTPVLTQIGGDLLPSLGL from the exons ATGGAGCGATCTGATCTAATGTTCTTGCAGGCTGTCATAGAGCCTCTTGAGACTGGGCTGTTGTCCTTCAACCACCTGTCAGAGATGGTCCTCAGTGTAGATGCAGACATTGTCTCCTCTGAATGTCAGACCTTTGATGACATCAGACGAGAGATTGAGAAAATAGAGAAGCACTTCAGAGAGTCAGAGCAGATAGCCGATGTGGAGCTACATCGTCTAGATAACAAAACTGAGAGTCTCACTGCTGATCATAgcaatataatgaaaaagagaAAGGAGCAAGACGCCAAGTTAGCAGACTTGGAAACCTGTCTGGACTCATATGAGTCCTCCTTAAAGAGTTACAGTGAAGCTCAAGAGACTGAGCAGAGAAACCTGGAATCTGCAGAGCAGACCCTGAAGGAAATGGAACAGAATAGAGATTATGCAACCACAATAAGGAATGTTGGAGCTGGCCTTTTTGCTATACCAATTTTTGGATGGATTGCTG GTGCAGTCATGGTTGGTGTTGGCCAAACCGACTTAAACTCAGCCTGGGAGCTAATAGAAAAAGCTCGTCAGGAGATGGAGAAATGTGACGCCCAGGTGAAGGTCTACAGTCAAAAAGTGTCCGAGTGTAAAGAATCGATTGCTAAAGCTCAGGGAGAAATCCAAGAGGTCAGTAGCAGAATTAGTGAGCTTGAGGCAGAACTGCAGGACTTGTCAATGAAACGGGAAACTATTGCAGACGTTCAGAGTCAAACTAGAGAAGCCGTTCATCGTCTGGGGCTTCTTTCTGGGGTGGGGAAGGCAGCTGAGCGACAGACCAGAAATCTGATTCTGGTGGAGGCCTTGGTGAAGGTGGTGAACCAATTGACACCAGTGCTGACCCAGATAGGAGGTGATCTGCTGCCCTCCCTAGGCTTATaa